One Punica granatum isolate Tunisia-2019 chromosome 3, ASM765513v2, whole genome shotgun sequence genomic window carries:
- the LOC116199684 gene encoding protein PLASTID TRANSCRIPTIONALLY ACTIVE 16, chloroplastic codes for MAPTLTSSNSFLLRPTPLSRATALRTPRLTVFANKADDDAPPSGGFSPFGNFNFGKIPDVKSLVPVVSGGRTSPGLSFGNLRRKDPGTVFVAGASGQAGIRIAQKLLREGFSVRAGVPELSAAQELAQLAATYKIISNEESKRLNAVESAFGDAESIAKAIGNASKVVVTIGPTEYGPSAEVNPFDALSVVEGAKLAGVGHVAIIYDGGTGGSTYNVLDGISSFFNNLFARTQTLTFAEFLEKVVEADVSYTLIKTKLTEDYSEESEYAVVVANEGSSNSSANDYKVAKSQIAALVADVFSNTAVAENKVVEVFTDPSASSKPMAELFGAIPEDGRRKAYAEALAKAKAEEEAQLAAEKARVAAEAAKKLEEEVKRLSQQEAVASDLAEEAREKADAAGISMESIFNKAKDFGSGLSLEKFGSQIANAGQKPVEKPEVQIATVRGQAKARNLPALRAVVKKAVPTGSGTVMVGPPAPKPKPKPTLEPTGSRRKEEPKKEVRKVFGGLFQQETIYVDDD; via the exons ATGGCTCCGACCCTCACCTCCTCCAACTCCTTCCTCCTTAGACCGACCCCTCTGTCGAGGGCCACTGCCCTCCGGACCCCGAGGCTCACTGTATTCGCCAATAAGGCTGATGATGATGCCCCTCCTTCTGGCGGCTTCAGTCCATTCGGCAACTTTAACTTTGGTAAGATCCCCGACGTCAAGTCCCTGGTCCCTGTGGTGAGCGGGGGCCGGACATCCCCCGGGTTGTCTTTTGGTAACTTGAGGAGGAAGGACCCCGGCACCGTGTTTGTTGCTGGGGCGTCCGGGCAGGCGGGCatccgcattgcccagaagcTCCTCAGGGAGGGGTTCAGCGTAAGGGCTGGCGTGCCTGAGCTCTCTGCTGCTCAGGAGCTGGCTCAGCTTGCCGCTACATACAAG ATAATATCGAATGAGGAGTCAAAACGCCTCAATGCGGTGGAATCCGCGTTCGGAGATGCCGAGTCAATTGCCAAGGCCATCGGAAACGCTAGCAAGGTGGTGGTCACCATTGGCCCCACGGAATACGGCCCATCTGCCGAGGTCAACCCATTTGACGCCCTCAGCGTGGTTGAGGGTGCAAAGCTTGCCGGTGTCGGCCATGTTGCGATAATCTACGATGGCGGCACCGGCGGCTCCACCTACAATGTCCTCGATGGCATCTCCTCCTTCTTCAACAACCTCTTCGCACGGACCCAGACCCTGACATTTGCCGAGTTCCTGGAGAAGGTCGTGGAAGCCGACGTTAGCTACACGCTGATCAAGACGAAGCTGACAGAGGATTACTCCGAGGAGAGTGAGTACGCCGTCGTCGTTGCGAACGAGGGTAGCAGCAACAGCAGTGCGAACGACTACAAA GTTGCAAAGTCGCAGATAGCAGCACTAGTGGCGGATGTTTTCTCCAACACCGCTGTGGCAGAAAATAAG GTGGTAGAAGTTTTTACAGATCCATCAGCATCGTCGAAGCCCATGGCTGAGCTTTTCGG TGCCATTCCTGAAGATGGGAGAAGGAAGGCCTATGCGGAAGCCCTTGCGAAAGCCAAAGCAGAGGAGGAAGCACAGCTAGCggctgagaaagctcgggtgGCTGCCGAAGCGGCAAAGAAGCTGGAGGAAGAGGTGAAGAGGCTGTCTCAGCAGGAAGCTGTTGCTTCCGATCTGGCTGAGGAGGCCCGTGAGAAGGCGGACGCAGCAGGTATCTCAATGGAGAGCATATTTAACAAGGCTAAGGACTTCGGGTCGGGCCTGTCTCTCGAGAAATTCGGGTCTCAGATAGCGAATGCTGGGCAGAAGCCCGTTGAGAAGCCGGAGGTCCAGATCGCCACCGTCAGGGGACAGGCCAAGGCGCGGAACCTGCCAGCCTTGAGGGCAGTGGTCAAGAAGGCCGTCCCCACCGGCTCTGGCACGGTCATGGTTGGCCCCCCAGCTCCGAAGCCGAAACCGAAGCCAACTCTGGAGCCGACTGGTAGTAGACGGAAGGAGGAGCCCAAGAAGGAAGTGAGGAAGGTGTTTGGTGGGCTCTTCCAGCAAGAGACCATATACGTAGATGACGATTGA
- the LOC116199691 gene encoding uncharacterized protein LOC116199691, which yields MNIHRKDKAKLKQLAATTSSKLSSEAQLGFSQSVDIPRLPSLYFSPSIDIASKQTQPLLSMAPKINDPETDKSFNWPRFLHRQEDSHGDSFNVDHREYRELPAVYFEDQVPKSEDQEPDTRVLLPENDAEKGEGDQSLRHGDDSGSTEVDLELRLGSSPSRGTKKFF from the coding sequence ATGAATATCCACCGAAAGGACAAGGCCAAACTCAAACAGCTGGCAGCCACCACGAGCTCGAAACTGAGCAGCGAAGCCCAGCTCGGCTTCAGTCAGTCGGTGGACATTCCAAGGTTGCCCTCCTTGTATTTCTCTCCAAGTATTGATATTGCTTCGAAGCAAACCCAGCCCTTGCTGTCCATGGCCCCTAAGATCAATGATCCCGAGACGGACAAATCATTTAATTGGCCTCGGTTTCTCCATCGACAGGAGGATAGTCATGGCGACAGCTTTAATGTCGATCATCGCGAATATAGGGAACTGCCAGCTGTTTATTTTGAAGATCAAGTTCCAAAAAGTGAAGATCAAGAACCAGATACTCGAGTTTTATTACCAGAGAATGATGCCGAGAAGGGTGAAGGTGATCAATCGTTGAGACATGGAGACGACTCGGGCTCTACTGAGGTCGATCTTGAGCTCAGGCTGGGATCATCTCCATCACGGGGTACCAAAAAGTTCTTTTGA